A stretch of the Candidatus Denitrolinea symbiosum genome encodes the following:
- a CDS encoding MBL fold metallo-hydrolase, with product MAKTPIIALDLNFQGRTQAIASYLIQDGDAVVLVESGPGSCLAGLEAGLLANGLSLADVTHVLLTHIHLDHAGAAGRLARYGAQIYVHPVGAPHLVNPEKLLASATRIYGGAMDSLWGEFLPVPQEQLHVVEDAAEVAIGNLRFTALSTPGHAEHHHVYLFEDVCFSGDVGGVRIPGYRYLRVPMPPPELHIERWRASLARLRALKFDRIAPTHFGIYDDPDWQLREVEKGLDAAERWLEETMPADPPIEELRARFAEWMEAEGRRQGLDPNVTRAYELANPLGMSADGLQRYWKKARMK from the coding sequence ATGGCAAAGACCCCCATTATCGCGCTTGATCTGAACTTTCAGGGAAGGACGCAGGCGATTGCCTCGTACCTGATTCAGGACGGCGACGCGGTCGTCCTCGTCGAAAGCGGACCGGGCTCGTGTCTCGCGGGACTGGAAGCCGGGCTGCTGGCAAACGGCCTCTCCCTCGCCGACGTGACTCACGTCCTGCTGACGCACATCCACCTCGATCACGCGGGGGCGGCTGGACGGCTGGCTCGCTACGGCGCGCAGATCTACGTCCACCCGGTGGGCGCGCCGCATCTGGTCAACCCTGAAAAACTGCTGGCCTCCGCGACGCGCATCTACGGGGGCGCGATGGACTCGCTTTGGGGCGAGTTCCTGCCCGTTCCGCAGGAGCAGCTCCACGTCGTGGAAGACGCGGCTGAGGTCGCCATCGGGAACCTGCGTTTCACGGCCCTGTCCACGCCCGGGCATGCGGAACATCACCACGTCTATCTGTTCGAGGACGTCTGCTTCAGCGGGGACGTGGGCGGGGTGCGGATCCCCGGCTATCGGTATTTGCGCGTCCCCATGCCGCCGCCCGAACTGCACATCGAGAGATGGCGCGCCTCGCTGGCGCGTCTGCGCGCCCTGAAATTCGACCGCATCGCGCCGACGCACTTTGGAATCTACGACGACCCCGACTGGCAGCTGCGCGAAGTGGAAAAGGGACTGGACGCCGCCGAGCGCTGGCTGGAGGAGACCATGCCCGCCGACCCGCCTATCGAGGAACTGCGCGCCCGTTTTGCCGAGTGGATGGAGGCGGAAGGCCGCAGGCAGGGACTCGATCCCAACGTGACGCGGGCCTACGAACTCGCCAATCCCCTCGGCATGAGCGCGGACGGGTTGCAGAGATACTGGAAGAAGGCGAGGATGAAGTGA
- a CDS encoding thioredoxin — MIEEPIHVTDDAFEKTVLQSQVPVIVDFWAPWCGPCKMVAPILDKLAKENAGKLLVAKVNTDENPAWAGKYGVQGIPTMLFVSNGKVIHRQVGALPERMLRDAVAQFMEVITQA; from the coding sequence ATGATAGAAGAACCCATCCACGTTACTGACGACGCTTTTGAGAAGACCGTCCTGCAATCGCAGGTACCGGTCATTGTAGATTTTTGGGCGCCGTGGTGCGGCCCCTGCAAAATGGTGGCCCCCATCCTCGATAAACTGGCGAAGGAAAACGCCGGCAAATTACTGGTGGCAAAGGTGAACACCGACGAGAACCCAGCCTGGGCGGGAAAATACGGCGTTCAAGGCATCCCCACCATGCTGTTCGTCTCGAACGGCAAAGTGATCCATCGCCAGGTGGGCGCGTTACCAGAACGCATGTTGCGCGACGCGGTCGCGCAATTCATGGAAGTCATCACGCAAGCCTGA
- a CDS encoding AAA family ATPase: MIDIQQFGERVIGNLEKVIVGKRATVEMIVIGLLCQGHILIEDVPGVGKTVLARSLARSLDCDFSRIQFTPDMLPSDVTGISVYNQSKKEFEFRPGPIMGQIVLADEINRATPKTQAALLEAMEERQVTVDGVTHKLASPFMVLATQNPIEYEGTFPLPEAQLDRFLLRVRLGYPNILDEIRILGEQQLRHPLETLKPVVKTKEIREAAGEIRKVYVSAQVRRYIVDLVRRTRESEDAYLGASPRGSLGLFRSAQARAALKGRDHVLPDDVKAMAVPVLGHRIIVSPAARLRDLGADRIVEEILRSIPAPGGDYAAAEKLKPAETDLQ, from the coding sequence ATGATAGACATCCAACAATTCGGCGAACGCGTCATCGGCAACCTGGAGAAAGTGATCGTCGGCAAACGCGCCACAGTGGAAATGATCGTCATTGGGCTGTTGTGCCAGGGACACATCCTCATTGAAGATGTGCCGGGCGTCGGCAAGACCGTCCTGGCGCGCAGCCTCGCCCGTTCGCTGGACTGCGACTTCAGCCGCATCCAATTCACCCCCGACATGCTCCCCAGCGACGTGACCGGCATCTCCGTCTATAACCAGTCGAAGAAAGAGTTCGAGTTCCGTCCCGGCCCCATCATGGGACAGATCGTCCTTGCGGACGAGATCAACCGCGCCACGCCCAAGACGCAGGCCGCTCTGCTCGAAGCCATGGAAGAACGCCAGGTGACGGTGGACGGCGTGACGCATAAACTGGCAAGCCCTTTCATGGTCCTCGCCACGCAAAATCCCATCGAATACGAGGGGACATTCCCCCTGCCCGAAGCCCAACTCGACCGCTTCCTCCTGCGCGTCCGCCTCGGCTACCCAAACATTCTCGACGAGATTCGCATCCTCGGGGAACAGCAACTCCGCCACCCGCTGGAGACGCTCAAACCCGTCGTCAAGACGAAAGAGATTCGGGAGGCCGCGGGGGAGATCCGCAAAGTGTACGTCTCCGCGCAGGTCCGCCGCTACATCGTAGACCTCGTCCGCCGCACGCGCGAGAGCGAGGACGCCTACCTCGGCGCGAGTCCGCGCGGCTCGCTGGGACTGTTCCGCTCTGCCCAGGCGCGCGCCGCCTTGAAGGGACGCGACCACGTTCTGCCCGACGACGTCAAGGCTATGGCCGTCCCTGTGCTGGGACACCGCATCATCGTCAGCCCGGCCGCGCGCCTGCGGGACCTCGGGGCCGACCGCATCGTCGAGGAGATCCTGCGCTCCATCCCCGCCCCGGGCGGCGACTATGCCGCCGCGGAAAAATTGAAGCCTGCGGAGACGGATTTGCAATGA